In the genome of Streptacidiphilus rugosus AM-16, the window GGCCATTCGCCGATCCGGCACCAAGCGGCTGACGACCTGGCTCCGCAACCGCAAGGTCTACGGCGCGGAGGCGCTGGCCGCCAAGACTGTCGAAGCGGCTGAGCGGCAGCACACCGCCGTCGCCGGAGAGAAAGCCATCGCCCAGATGGTCCACACCCTGGCCGAGGAGGTGATCGCCCTCAACGAGAAGATCGCGGAGACCGACAAGCTCGTCGAGGGACGGTTTCGGGAGCACGAACTCGCGGAGGTGATCACCTCGATGCCGGGCGTCGGCTCCACCCTCGGAGCGGAGTTCCTCGCCGCAATAGGCGGCAGCCTGGCCGCTTTCCCCACTGCGGATCGCCTTGCGGCCTTCGCCGGAGTCACCCCGGCCCCGAAGGACTCCGGCAAGGTCAGCGGCAACCTCCATCGCCCCCAGCGATACCACCGGGGCCTCCAGCGGGTCTTCTACACCTCCGCGCTCATCAGCATCCAGCGCGACCCAAACTCCCGCACCTACTACGACCGCAAGAGGGCCGAAGGCAAGCGGCACGTCCAGGCAGTCCTCGCACTCGCACGCCGCCGCGTGAACGTCCTCTGGGCACTCATTCGTGACGGACGGTGCTACCAAATCGCACCTCCTGTCACCGAAGCGGCTTGACATCAGCATTGGGAAGCCCACCGTGGGCCAGACGCAAGCGCTTGCCGAGATGCTGCGTGACCACTGCTCTCTCTATAACGGGGCCCTTCAGGAGCGGCGCGACGCCTACCGGCACGCATCGAAGACGAGCGTCAAGTACGGGATGCAGTCGGCGCAGCTCAAGGAGATCCGGGCGTTCGACCCGGAGCGTCAGGGCCGGTGGTCGTTCTCCTCGCAGCAGGCGACGCTTCGCCGGTTGGACAAGGCGTTCGCGGCGTTCTTCCGCCGGGTCAAGTCCGGTGAGACGCCCGGCTACCCGCGGTTCCGGGGCGTGAACTGGTTCGACACGGTGGACTTCCCCAAGGACGGCGACGGCTGCCGCTGGGACTCCACCCCGCACGACCCCGTCACCCGGGTCCGGTTCCAGGGCATCGGGCACGTCAAGGTCAACCAGCACCGGGCCGTGGTCGGCAAGGTCAAAACGGTCTCGGTCAAGCGCGAGGGCCGCAAGTGGTTCGTCGTGCTGACCGCCGAGCAGTCGCGGCCCGAACCGCTGCCCGCGACCGGGGCCGTGGTCGGCATCGACATGGGTATAGCCAACTTCCTCGCCGACTCGGGCGGCGAGTTCGTGCCCAACCCGCGCCACGCCCGTAAGGCCGCCGCGAAGCTCCAAGCAGCACAGCGCGCCCTCGCCCGGTTCCCGCGTGTGCGCCGGGACAAGCGCACCGGCAACCACCAGCGAGCCGTTCAGCGCATTGCCGACCTGCACCGCAAGGTCCGGCGTCAGCGTCTGGACCACGCCCACAAGACCGCCCTCACCCTGGTTCGCGAGCACGACTTCATCGCGCACGAGGATCTCAAGATCCGCAACATGGTCAAGGCCCCCGCGCCCAAGCCCGACCCCGACCAGCCGGGCACCTTCCCGCGCAACGGGGCGGCGGCCAAAGCCGGACTGAGCTTGATCTTTAACCGGCGGCCGTTTGTTTCGCGAGATGAGCCTCGAGCGTGAGTTCGCGTTTTACGGTCTTCCCGACGTCGTAGCGGGGTGCTGGCCTGCGGTTCTTTGAGCCCGGCGGGCGCCCCGGGCCGGGGCGTGTCGGTTGCGGCACACCCGCCGGAGAGACGGTCTTCGCGTGGATGTGGCGGAACCCGCGTCGGACCCGGGCCGGCGTGAGCCTGTTCGGCGGCGCCGGCCGCCCCCAGGGGCGTCGTAGGTCGGCTGCGAGGGGGCGGGCCAGGCGGAGCTGGGTGTAGGCGACGATGACCAGCCAGGTCCACAGGTCTGCGCCGTCGGGGTGTCGGATCTTGGGTGCGGTCCAGCCCAAGGTCTGTTTCAGGAAGCGGAAGGTGTGTTCAAGATCGAATCTGCGCAAGAACGCCTGCCACCGCACATCCATCTCCGCGCTGGTCAGGGCGGCTGCCGAGGACCACAGCCACAGCGGCTTGGCCTCTCGTTCACCGGGCAGGCGCTCGACCTGCAGTCGGATCAACGTGCCGTGCAGCACGGGGAGTTCGGCGTCGGTGTACTCCAACCATGGTCCGCGACGCTGCAGCCTGGGGTGCATGTGATCCCACGCCAGCGCCTCGGCCTTGCCGTAGCGGGTGGTCTCGGTCCGGCTGGTGGCATCGGGAGTGTGCCAGGTCTCGGGGCGGGCGAAGGTGAGCACGCCGCCGTGGCGGCGCGGACGCCCGCCGCGGGCGGTGGAGCGGGGCGGGCCCGGATCGCGAAGCATGACGCGGTCCGAGCGCAGCCGCACCACGATCTCCACCGGCAGATCCGCCAGCACGTGGGCCAGGCGTGCGCCGTCGTAGCCGGCGTCCATGACGATCAAGATGTCCCCTTCGGTCTCCTTCCAGTGGCCAGCGGCAATCAACCGCTCGACAACGTCGCGTAGTTGGGTGGCAGTGACGGCGGTGGCGTCGTCGGCAGGCCCCAGGCGCACTGCGTCCAGCAGGGCGACCCAGGGGAGGTCCGCCCGCGCTCCACCGCTGCGACGAAGGAGTAGGGCCAGCCCGGCACGAACTGGTCACTGGCCCGGCCGCCCCGGCCGTAGCAGTGGCAGAACAGCCGATCGCTGCTGGTGGGGGTGTCGGGCCGCAGCCAGTTGGACACGTCCACAGCCAGCACGATCCGCCCGTCGGCCGCCCTCGGCAGCGGCAGGTTCGCGAGGGTGCGGCGCAGCCGTGTCGGCTCCAGCCAGCCCCGGTCCAGCGCGGCGTACAACGCGCCATGCCCGCGCCGGTGCTCGACCGCCAGGCTGAGCTCGACCAGGGTCTTCACCGGACTGTCCACGCACAGCACTGCGTCGGTGAGCTCGAAGAGCGAGTCCGCACGGGCGTACAAGCAGTCGTAGAACTCAACTCGAAAGCGGGACAACAGGCCCAACGCGTCACCAGCGGACGGAACGAGGGGCAGACTCATATGCGGCGGCCGTTCTCTCGTGCTTCATGACTCGACATCTCGAAGCGTGGAGAACGGTCGCCCTCGTTGTCCCGGGAAGAACCGCAAACCAGCAGGTCGGGTGACCTGCGAGGTTAAATTTCAAGCTGAGTGCGTGGTGGTGAACCGGTCGGTGTTCGGCGGGCGCGGTGGGGTGATGGCTCGAACGTTGTTGCTGTCCGGTGGGTGCGCATAAGCGAACGGGCCTCTCGGCAGAGATGAGGTTGTCGACCAACACTCCGCCGCAGGAGGCCCGTTGCCGCATCAGTTCACCATTGCCGATGCCTTCGGTGCCACTTCGGCCACTCCGGCGTGTGACTGCTACGTTCACCAGTACGGGGCGATCGCGGCGGGGCGGCGGGCACCGCGCTACCCGTCCGACATGACGGACATGGAATGGGCCCAGGTCAGGGCCTCGATGCCGGTACCGGCCTGGCTGGAGGGGCGGGGCGGACGCCCCGAGGCCTATTGCCACCGCGAGATGGTCGACGCTGTGCGCTACCTCGTCGACAACGGCGCGAAGTGGCGGGCGATGCCCATCGACCTGCCCGCCTCGCGCAAGGTCTACGACTTCTTCCGCCGCTGGTCACGCCACGGGTATGTGCGCGAGCTCTACCAGCGACTACGTCGCCTGCAGCGCCGGAGAGAAGGGCGGGCGGCCGAGCCGAGCGCGGGCGTCATGGACGCGCAGTCGGTGGACGGATCGGAGACCTGCCCCGCGGCCACGCGTGGGATGGACGGCAACAAGCTCCGCGACGGACGCAGGCGCCACATCCTGACCGACACCGGCGGCCTGCTCCTGGAGGTCACCGTCACACCCGCCAACGTGCACGACTCGGTCGCCGCCCCGGAACTGATCGACGCGTTCATGGCCGAACCCGGACGTCTGCTCAAACTGGTCTGGGCGGACACCGCCTACCAGGGCCCGGCCCTGGCGAACGCGTTCGCCGCCCACAGCGTCCGGGTCGAGGTCG includes:
- a CDS encoding IS110 family RNA-guided transposase, yielding MSRIWAGTDCGKTHHHTLVLDVEGNTLLSRRVANDEPELLQLVADVLDLADGGAVTWAMDMTGGETGLLINLLANHGQELLYIPGVAVNRAADSYRGQGKTDARDAHVIADQARMRRDLLPVRLDDEGIIELRLLTEHRADLVGERTRVTNRLRALLTSMFPALERTLDLGNAGPLRLLTGYQTPAAIRRSGTKRLTTWLRNRKVYGAEALAAKTVEAAERQHTAVAGEKAIAQMVHTLAEEVIALNEKIAETDKLVEGRFREHELAEVITSMPGVGSTLGAEFLAAIGGSLAAFPTADRLAAFAGVTPAPKDSGKVSGNLHRPQRYHRGLQRVFYTSALISIQRDPNSRTYYDRKRAEGKRHVQAVLALARRRVNVLWALIRDGRCYQIAPPVTEAA
- a CDS encoding IS5 family transposase; the encoded protein is MTDMEWAQVRASMPVPAWLEGRGGRPEAYCHREMVDAVRYLVDNGAKWRAMPIDLPASRKVYDFFRRWSRHGYVRELYQRLRRLQRRREGRAAEPSAGVMDAQSVDGSETCPAATRGMDGNKLRDGRRRHILTDTGGLLLEVTVTPANVHDSVAAPELIDAFMAEPGRLLKLVWADTAYQGPALANAFAAHSVRVEVVKRPDETRGFVVLARRWTVERTLGWLSRARRLNRDHERRPDHHTQMVWWAGLITLTRKLAKERLHWPEFRPDRLDPRPA